One Nostoc sp. UHCC 0302 DNA window includes the following coding sequences:
- a CDS encoding pyridoxal-dependent decarboxylase — MSGQVKVLAFDNLVCLFLKIPFYIAATVGTTSSHAIDPLTQIGAIAQAHNIWLHVDGAMSGTAGICPEYRWIHQGL, encoded by the coding sequence GTGAGTGGGCAAGTAAAGGTTTTGGCGTTTGATAATTTAGTTTGTCTTTTCCTCAAAATCCCTTTTTATATTGCCGCTACTGTGGGAACAACTTCATCTCATGCCATAGATCCATTGACACAAATAGGTGCGATCGCTCAAGCACATAATATTTGGCTCCATGTTGATGGTGCAATGAGCGGTACAGCAGGTATATGTCCTGAGTATCGCTGGATTCACCAAGGATTATAA
- a CDS encoding class I SAM-dependent methyltransferase — MPTSSCSLLKPYIAADVRVNLDEQDILNCPISTSSAAIKANSYYFGHSEWAKNYFESCHRDQVFKSCWQAATGSWDHKIVVDIGCGPGNLYATLGGKPQLLIGVDISYGSLKMAQRLGYTPVLADAHNLPFIDEFADIVAVNATLHHCEYMDQVLAQAARLVRPGGILITDHDPQLTAWNFQGFGLWLWNLRLWLYRLIKRGGHTSAAEQTWALASEVHHRPGHGVTPELYYKILEPLGFSVNVYPHNHTVGAQVFQGRYGKSDKKYRLAQLCSGINPNSPQAALSLMCVASRHTCRS; from the coding sequence ATGCCAACTTCTTCATGTTCACTTCTTAAACCTTATATTGCTGCTGATGTGAGAGTGAATTTAGATGAACAAGACATCCTAAATTGTCCTATTTCTACTTCTAGTGCAGCCATCAAAGCGAATAGTTATTACTTTGGCCATTCTGAATGGGCAAAAAACTACTTTGAAAGCTGTCATCGGGATCAAGTTTTCAAGTCTTGCTGGCAGGCGGCTACGGGGAGTTGGGATCATAAAATTGTTGTAGACATTGGTTGTGGCCCGGGCAATTTGTATGCAACGCTTGGGGGAAAACCACAATTGTTAATTGGTGTAGATATTAGCTATGGGTCATTAAAAATGGCTCAACGTCTTGGCTATACACCAGTGCTTGCAGATGCTCACAATTTACCATTTATTGATGAGTTTGCAGATATTGTTGCAGTTAATGCTACACTTCACCATTGCGAATACATGGATCAAGTGTTGGCACAAGCAGCACGTTTAGTCCGTCCAGGCGGTATTCTAATCACAGATCACGACCCTCAATTAACTGCTTGGAACTTCCAAGGATTCGGTTTGTGGTTATGGAATTTACGTTTATGGCTGTATCGCCTAATCAAACGAGGAGGTCATACCTCAGCAGCAGAGCAAACTTGGGCTTTAGCCAGTGAGGTTCATCACCGACCTGGACATGGAGTAACGCCAGAGCTTTACTACAAAATTCTGGAGCCGCTTGGCTTTAGTGTTAATGTTTATCCGCATAACCATACAGTTGGCGCACAAGTGTTCCAAGGCCGTTACGGTAAATCTGACAAGAAGTATCGCTTAGCTCAATTATGCTCTGGTATCAATCCTAATTCACCACAAGCCGCCTTATCGCTGATGTGTGTAGCCTCACGCCATACCTGTAGAAGCTAG
- a CDS encoding arylsulfatase — protein MSLREYKPGNAFPGVIERTVDRSSPAWPEPLRAKEGTPNVLFIVFDDTGFGQFGSYGSSIKTPNLDALAANGLRYNNLHTTALCSPTRSCLLTGRNHHSNAMSCITEGSTGYPGSNGNIPFENGFLSEMLLQKGYNTYAIGKWHLTPSDQISAAGPYDRWPLGRGFERFYGFLGGETHQYYPELVYDNHTVKPEKTPAEGYHLTEDLVDKAISFIADAKQIAPNKPFFMYFCPGAMHAPHHVPKEWADAYAGKFDRGWEAYREEVFARQQQIGIVPADAKLSRHDPDVPHWDTLSAAEKRLYARMMEVFAGFLTHTDHHIGRLLDFLKAIDEFDNTIIIVISDNGASSEGGATGSVNENLFFNNVPESLEENLKALDKLGSPETFNHYAWGWAWAGNTPFRRWKRETYRGGISDPLIVHWTQGIEAKGTILTQYAHAIDLVPTVLELLEIEPPTTIKGVTQSPLEGVSFAHTFNNADAPTKHLTQYFEMMGHRSLYHDGWRAVCPWPGASFTEAGQFFGTPISAQTLTDLDTYHWELYHVASDFAENYDIAADNRPKLIEMIATWYVEAGKYNVLPVDGRGVQRFAEERPQIALNRSRYTYYPDTQAIPANSAVRVLNRPHSITADVEIPRGGAQGVLLAHGGNDSGYSFYLKDGKLHWVHNYVARSLYHVESVSSVPEGRHQLRFEFKVTGQADLAKGKGTPGRAQLYIDEKLVGQADVPVTTPLALGLTSGVTCGIAPGAPITPDYEPPFKCTAKIYSVIVDVSGDLIQDREAEVRTIMARQ, from the coding sequence ATGTCGCTGCGTGAATACAAACCTGGAAATGCTTTCCCTGGTGTAATAGAACGGACTGTTGATCGTTCCAGTCCTGCTTGGCCAGAACCTTTACGAGCCAAAGAAGGCACACCAAACGTACTATTTATCGTCTTCGATGATACGGGCTTTGGCCAATTTGGGAGCTACGGAAGTTCCATCAAAACACCCAACCTAGACGCACTAGCTGCCAATGGCTTGCGCTACAACAATCTACACACGACGGCGTTGTGTTCACCCACCCGCTCTTGCCTTCTAACTGGGCGCAATCACCATTCCAACGCTATGTCTTGCATTACAGAAGGGTCTACCGGTTATCCAGGTAGTAATGGGAATATCCCCTTTGAGAATGGGTTTCTCTCGGAGATGTTACTACAGAAGGGTTATAACACTTATGCGATCGGAAAATGGCATTTAACCCCCTCAGACCAGATATCTGCCGCCGGCCCCTACGATCGCTGGCCTCTCGGTCGCGGTTTTGAACGTTTTTATGGTTTTCTAGGAGGAGAAACCCACCAGTATTATCCAGAATTGGTTTATGATAACCACACCGTCAAGCCAGAAAAGACCCCCGCAGAAGGCTACCATTTGACAGAAGACTTAGTAGACAAGGCAATTAGCTTTATCGCTGATGCCAAGCAGATTGCCCCAAATAAACCCTTTTTCATGTATTTCTGTCCTGGTGCGATGCACGCCCCTCATCATGTACCGAAAGAATGGGCTGATGCCTACGCAGGCAAGTTCGATCGTGGTTGGGAGGCATACAGGGAGGAAGTTTTTGCCCGTCAGCAGCAAATAGGGATCGTCCCTGCCGATGCCAAACTCTCCCGCCATGATCCCGACGTTCCCCACTGGGATACTCTCTCAGCAGCAGAAAAGCGGCTCTATGCCCGGATGATGGAAGTATTTGCAGGCTTTTTAACCCATACTGACCACCACATTGGTCGCTTACTCGACTTCCTCAAAGCGATCGACGAGTTCGACAATACTATAATTATTGTCATCTCGGACAACGGGGCAAGTTCGGAAGGTGGAGCTACTGGTTCAGTTAATGAAAACTTGTTTTTTAACAATGTGCCAGAATCCCTAGAGGAAAATCTCAAGGCACTGGACAAGCTAGGCAGCCCAGAAACCTTCAACCATTATGCTTGGGGCTGGGCTTGGGCAGGTAATACGCCTTTCCGTCGCTGGAAACGGGAAACCTATCGGGGTGGAATCAGTGACCCCTTGATAGTCCATTGGACTCAAGGCATTGAGGCAAAAGGTACAATTCTTACTCAGTATGCCCATGCCATTGACCTAGTGCCAACAGTACTTGAGCTACTAGAAATTGAACCACCAACAACAATCAAGGGTGTCACCCAATCTCCCCTAGAAGGTGTCAGCTTCGCCCATACTTTTAATAATGCTGACGCACCCACTAAGCACCTTACCCAGTATTTCGAGATGATGGGACATCGCTCTCTTTATCATGATGGCTGGCGGGCAGTTTGTCCTTGGCCTGGTGCTTCATTTACAGAAGCAGGTCAGTTTTTTGGTACACCAATCTCAGCCCAAACTTTGACAGACCTAGATACCTATCACTGGGAACTGTATCACGTCGCATCAGATTTTGCCGAAAATTACGACATTGCTGCTGACAACCGCCCTAAGCTGATTGAGATGATTGCCACTTGGTATGTAGAAGCGGGAAAATACAATGTTTTGCCTGTGGATGGAAGGGGTGTACAACGATTTGCCGAAGAACGTCCTCAGATTGCTCTCAATCGTAGCCGCTATACTTATTATCCTGATACTCAGGCAATTCCAGCAAATAGTGCTGTCAGAGTCTTAAATCGTCCCCACAGTATTACGGCTGATGTCGAGATTCCCAGAGGTGGCGCACAAGGAGTATTACTTGCTCATGGGGGTAATGATAGTGGCTACTCCTTTTATCTCAAAGATGGTAAACTGCACTGGGTTCATAATTATGTAGCGCGATCGCTCTATCATGTCGAGTCTGTCTCATCAGTCCCGGAAGGTCGTCACCAGTTGCGCTTTGAGTTTAAAGTGACCGGTCAAGCAGATTTAGCCAAGGGGAAAGGAACACCGGGTCGCGCCCAACTGTATATCGATGAGAAATTGGTTGGGCAAGCCGATGTCCCGGTGACGACTCCCTTAGCACTAGGTCTGACCAGTGGCGTAACCTGTGGCATAGCCCCTGGCGCGCCTATAACACCCGATTATGAACCGCCCTTCAAGTGTACGGCCAAGATTTATAGTGTGATAGTGGATGTTAGTGGAGATTTGATTCAGGACAGAGAAGCCGAAGTGCGTACTATTATGGCACGACAATAA
- a CDS encoding DUF202 domain-containing protein codes for MSHSTNDLAVDRTEMAKYRSRAAADRTLMAWIRTCLSLIGFGFGIPTIVRTIENTHQSHNLNPVRFSVIVGLSFIGTGMLGMVLGLREHHQLLQQIQSDRYTYKTSHSAEIVGVALLVIGLVSFIGVVIKSGNF; via the coding sequence ATGAGTCATTCTACCAATGATTTAGCGGTAGATCGTACCGAAATGGCCAAATACCGCAGTCGGGCAGCAGCAGATCGCACCTTAATGGCTTGGATACGCACGTGTCTGTCGTTAATTGGGTTTGGCTTTGGTATCCCCACCATCGTGAGAACCATTGAAAATACTCACCAGAGTCATAATCTTAACCCAGTGAGATTTTCGGTTATTGTTGGGCTGTCTTTTATTGGCACAGGAATGTTGGGCATGGTTTTAGGATTAAGAGAACATCATCAGCTACTCCAACAAATTCAAAGCGATCGCTATACTTACAAAACCTCTCATAGTGCAGAAATTGTTGGGGTGGCTTTGCTAGTAATTGGCTTAGTTAGTTTTATCGGTGTAGTAATTAAGTCTGGGAATTTTTAA
- a CDS encoding sodium dependent transporter, giving the protein MHHPLLLILVKVTIFSLMLAIGSNVSFEKMLSFWRKPALVFRALLAVVVLVPLVVILLLKLLNLPPEVMIGLTLLAASPGAPLTTKRSQKAGGGFQYSASLQLTLAILAVFFTPLTLEIFATLFENISQKVTILEVARQVMIVQLLPVSLGILMQKFAPKFAQKIAQPLTFIADNLFLVMVVLVCILGLPLFSRVWQLPLVAIAIMVIASLGIGHTLGRLDDDMRATLAIFCIARNFGLALFIAILNHVQQQVIPTLVAYLILGAFIGVPYSIWNKRRFAKTNPL; this is encoded by the coding sequence ATGCACCATCCCTTATTACTGATTCTCGTTAAAGTCACTATTTTTTCTCTAATGTTAGCCATAGGGAGCAACGTCTCCTTTGAAAAGATGCTCTCCTTCTGGCGAAAACCTGCCTTAGTATTCCGTGCGCTTCTAGCCGTTGTTGTGCTAGTGCCTCTGGTGGTTATTCTACTGTTGAAACTGTTGAACTTACCACCGGAAGTAATGATAGGATTGACCTTGTTGGCAGCTTCTCCAGGTGCGCCTCTGACTACGAAGCGATCGCAAAAGGCTGGAGGCGGCTTCCAATATTCAGCGAGTCTTCAGCTAACTCTGGCAATACTTGCAGTTTTTTTTACTCCCCTCACCTTGGAAATTTTTGCTACCTTATTTGAGAATATTTCACAAAAGGTGACAATTTTAGAAGTTGCCCGGCAAGTGATGATAGTGCAGTTATTGCCTGTCAGTCTCGGTATTTTAATGCAAAAGTTCGCCCCTAAATTTGCCCAAAAGATTGCCCAGCCCTTGACTTTTATTGCTGATAATCTCTTTTTAGTGATGGTTGTTTTAGTGTGCATCTTAGGGCTGCCACTGTTTTCCAGAGTTTGGCAATTACCACTCGTAGCGATCGCAATTATGGTGATTGCTTCTCTAGGGATTGGACACACCTTAGGCAGACTCGATGATGATATGCGAGCTACCTTGGCAATTTTCTGTATTGCTCGTAATTTTGGTTTAGCTTTGTTTATCGCTATTTTGAATCATGTACAGCAGCAGGTGATTCCGACACTGGTAGCTTACCTAATTTTGGGAGCTTTTATAGGTGTTCCCTACTCAATCTGGAATAAACGCAGATTTGCCAAAACTAACCCATTATGA
- a CDS encoding pentapeptide repeat-containing protein has product MPLNFSGQNKRGHSFKGQDLSEANFSYADIQSTDFSGANLNSANLDGVNLKSADLRGANLYGVNLRGADLRGAKLSCANLDGANLEGVNLDGANLDSANLFGVNLFGANLDGANLSSANLSRVNLKSANLFGVNLSRANLTNANLDGANLEYADLESANLDGASLSGANLEYTNLTKIVWNENTRWQDVRVGETAINVPQALLEQNQST; this is encoded by the coding sequence ATGCCCCTTAACTTCTCCGGACAAAACAAGAGAGGTCATTCTTTCAAAGGTCAAGACTTGTCTGAGGCAAACTTTAGTTATGCAGATATCCAAAGTACAGATTTTAGCGGGGCTAACCTCAATAGTGCTAACCTTGATGGCGTTAACCTCAAGAGCGCTGACTTAAGAGGCGCTAATCTGTATGGCGTTAACTTAAGAGGTGCTGATCTAAGAGGTGCTAAGCTTTCATGTGCTAACCTCGATGGCGCTAACCTTGAAGGCGTTAATCTCGATGGCGCTAACCTTGATAGTGCTAATCTTTTTGGCGTTAACCTTTTTGGCGCTAACCTTGATGGCGCTAACTTGTCTAGCGCTAACCTGTCTAGGGTTAACCTCAAGAGCGCTAATCTTTTTGGCGTTAACCTGTCTAGGGCTAACCTAACAAACGCTAACCTTGATGGCGCTAACCTTGAGTATGCTGACCTTGAGTCTGCTAATCTTGATGGTGCTAGCCTGTCTGGTGCTAACCTCGAATATACTAACCTCACCAAAATTGTTTGGAATGAGAATACAAGATGGCAAGATGTGCGAGTAGGGGAAACAGCAATAAATGTGCCTCAAGCTTTACTAGAACAAAATCAAAGTACATAG
- a CDS encoding EamA family transporter yields MKAKDTFLAILVALIWGLNFVVIKVGLDSFPPLLFSCLRFTVAAFPAVIFFKRGQISWKWILAIGFTLGVVKYSFLFIGIKVGTPAGLSSLLIQSQVLFTSLLSARILNDAPVLWQKIGIGIAFSGIGLIASSMINSANLWGFCLVLMASIAWSFANIFIKMAGNVDMFRLMIWMSIIPPLPLLALSTIFEEGQKDALAHINLLGIGTIFYTGLIATVLAFGIWGWLLRRYSANIVTPFALLVPVFGFVFSNLFLNEKITTINLVASLLILIGLVLIVFGRKTSIKSFTSNI; encoded by the coding sequence TTGAAAGCTAAAGATACATTTCTTGCAATACTTGTTGCCTTGATTTGGGGGCTTAACTTTGTTGTTATCAAGGTTGGACTGGATTCATTTCCTCCACTTCTGTTCTCATGTCTTAGATTTACTGTAGCAGCCTTTCCCGCTGTAATCTTCTTTAAGAGAGGACAAATCTCATGGAAATGGATTTTGGCAATAGGTTTTACTTTAGGTGTTGTTAAATACTCTTTTCTATTTATAGGTATTAAAGTTGGGACACCCGCAGGACTGTCTTCTCTCCTGATTCAATCGCAAGTTCTTTTTACTTCTCTTCTCTCGGCTAGAATATTAAATGATGCTCCAGTATTATGGCAAAAAATTGGTATTGGTATTGCTTTTAGTGGGATTGGACTAATTGCTTCTAGTATGATTAATAGCGCTAATTTATGGGGTTTTTGCTTAGTCTTAATGGCATCTATAGCTTGGTCTTTCGCAAACATTTTCATAAAAATGGCAGGAAATGTTGATATGTTCAGGCTTATGATATGGATGAGCATTATTCCTCCACTTCCACTACTTGCTTTATCAACAATTTTTGAGGAAGGGCAGAAGGATGCTCTTGCTCATATCAACCTTCTTGGGATAGGAACTATTTTTTACACAGGATTAATCGCTACTGTTCTTGCCTTTGGTATCTGGGGATGGCTATTAAGAAGGTATTCAGCAAATATTGTGACACCTTTTGCATTGCTTGTTCCTGTCTTCGGATTTGTTTTTTCTAACTTGTTCCTCAATGAAAAAATTACTACAATAAATTTAGTAGCATCACTATTGATTTTAATTGGCTTAGTTCTTATTGTTTTTGGAAGAAAAACATCAATTAAGTCTTTTACAAGTAATATATAA